A single genomic interval of Nostoc commune NIES-4072 harbors:
- a CDS encoding IS630 family transposase — MRLTCKKKSLYASEQDSPRVQELRHDYRRSLDKIDVRNLLFVDEAGLNLSMTRLFARAVDGERAVGSIPGNKGGKVSLVGALNLDGLVAAMTVPGSINTEAFVIYVTQVLAPQLWKGAIVVMDNLKVHHAERVKIAIESVGAKVKFLPPYSPDLSPIELCWSKLKQFLRSCEARTLESLDQAMALAVNYITEEDAFGWFNHCGLFT, encoded by the coding sequence ATTAGGCTTACGTGTAAAAAAAAAAGTCTTTATGCCAGCGAGCAAGATAGCCCACGAGTGCAAGAGCTAAGGCACGATTATCGGCGAAGTTTAGATAAAATTGATGTCCGAAACCTCTTATTTGTCGATGAAGCCGGATTAAATTTATCAATGACAAGGTTGTTCGCCAGAGCAGTAGATGGCGAAAGAGCAGTTGGTAGTATTCCTGGAAATAAAGGTGGAAAAGTTTCTTTAGTGGGTGCTTTGAACCTTGATGGACTGGTTGCAGCAATGACCGTGCCAGGAAGCATAAATACTGAGGCATTTGTTATTTATGTCACTCAAGTCTTAGCACCTCAGTTGTGGAAAGGAGCTATTGTAGTCATGGATAACCTGAAAGTTCATCACGCCGAACGTGTCAAAATTGCAATTGAGTCTGTCGGTGCAAAAGTCAAGTTTTTGCCCCCCTACTCTCCAGATTTATCTCCTATAGAATTATGTTGGTCGAAACTCAAGCAATTTCTCCGTTCCTGTGAAGCACGCACGCTCGAATCACTCGACCAAGCAATGGCTCTTGCTGTCAATTACATTACCGAAGAAGATGCCTTCGGTTGGTTCAATCACTGTGGTCTATTTACCTGA